The stretch of DNA GCTATGACAATGGCACCAATAAGCGCCACCAGTAAAAGAATGGCCACTACTTCAAACGGGATTACATATTTGCTCATTAGCAACGCACCAATGGCGTGTATGGTGTTTTCAGGCACCGCTTGCGTCGTCACAAGCTCAGTCCAGGCGGTACGACCGGCAAATACAGCACACATGGCCACCACCAGGGCCACCAGACCGGCACCTGCAAACAGCTGACCATTGAACAAATTGGTATTCTTCATATCAGGCCTCTGGATCAGCATGACACCGAATACCACCATAATACAAACAGCACCGGCATATACCAGCACTTGTATAGCGGCTATAAAGTCGGCATCCAGCAATAAAAACAGCCCGGCCATGGATATGAAGGTAACAGCCAGAAACAAAACCGAGTGTACAATATTACGTGCAAACACCACCAGTGTGGCATTGCCCAGAATAGTAACAGTCAAACCGTAAAATGCAATTACGCTATATATACTGGTTTCCATCGGTTACTGACCCTCCTTATCGGGAGCCTTGCCGGCGGCAACCTCGGATGCGGCAGCAGGCACAGATTTATCAACCTTGGCCTTGGGTTTAGGCTTAACTTTGTCCCCACTACCTGCCTTGGCCGCCGGTTCTTCTTTCTCCACCGGTTCAGCGGGTGCTTCGCGCTGTACCAAAACAACCGGAAGGTTATCGTAAAAATATTGGTTCATATTAAATATCGCAGTAAAATGCAGTGCATCTTTGGGACAGGCTTCCACACACAACCCGCAGAACAGGCAGTACTGGACATTCTGTACATAATCAGTTAGAAACTGTTTTTTACCAACCTTCTGTTTCTTCAACTCTATTACCTTGTTTGGACAGGCATTGACACACATTCCGCAGGCTATGCATTTATCAACTTCTATAGATAACCTTCCATGAAAGCGCTCCGGCACCGGGGGCTGCTCTTCCGGGTACTGAATAGTTACCTTGGGTGTCCAAAACTCTTTCCAGGTAATCACTAAACCTTTTACTAATCCTTTACCAAACATACCATCACCACCCTATCGCCCGGTAAATGTACATCCCTGCACCAGTTATAAAGACATTGGCCAGGGAAAGGGGCAGCAGCACCTTCCAGCCAAACCCCATGAGCTGGTCTACCCTGAAACGGGGGTAAGTCCAGCGAATCTGCATCATCAGGAACATCATGACATACATCTTGAGGAATAACCACAACCAGGATGGAATAAAGTC from Desulfoscipio gibsoniae DSM 7213 encodes:
- a CDS encoding NADH-quinone oxidoreductase subunit J family protein, which gives rise to METSIYSVIAFYGLTVTILGNATLVVFARNIVHSVLFLAVTFISMAGLFLLLDADFIAAIQVLVYAGAVCIMVVFGVMLIQRPDMKNTNLFNGQLFAGAGLVALVVAMCAVFAGRTAWTELVTTQAVPENTIHAIGALLMSKYVIPFEVVAILLLVALIGAIVIARDDAGAVAVDEGVKANAHN
- a CDS encoding NADH-quinone oxidoreductase subunit I, yielding MFGKGLVKGLVITWKEFWTPKVTIQYPEEQPPVPERFHGRLSIEVDKCIACGMCVNACPNKVIELKKQKVGKKQFLTDYVQNVQYCLFCGLCVEACPKDALHFTAIFNMNQYFYDNLPVVLVQREAPAEPVEKEEPAAKAGSGDKVKPKPKAKVDKSVPAAASEVAAGKAPDKEGQ